A single window of Paenibacillus sp. SYP-B4298 DNA harbors:
- a CDS encoding HAD family hydrolase: MKQTLIFDLDDTLVHCTKYFHLALDRFVELMQSWFGQYGLTANDIRQKQIEIDIAGVQELGFQFDHFPQSFLMTYECFSERYGRRQQPLEKDRLWTLGCSVLDEETEPYPYMEETLDILAEQGHTLHLYTGGETLIQQRKIERLALERYFESRVYVRQHKNSEALEQILTDGQFERSQTWMIGNSIRTDVVPALTAGIHAIHVEAIDEWVYNMVPIDVEPLGALLLLKQLRDVPGAISQYIGCR, encoded by the coding sequence ATGAAACAAACGCTTATATTTGATCTGGACGATACATTGGTTCATTGCACGAAATATTTTCACCTTGCCCTCGACCGGTTTGTGGAGCTGATGCAATCCTGGTTCGGACAATACGGCCTTACGGCGAACGATATTCGCCAAAAACAGATCGAAATTGATATCGCCGGTGTTCAGGAGCTCGGCTTTCAATTCGATCACTTCCCTCAATCCTTCTTAATGACCTATGAATGCTTTTCAGAGCGTTATGGAAGAAGGCAACAGCCCCTGGAGAAGGACAGACTGTGGACGCTGGGCTGCAGTGTGCTTGATGAGGAGACGGAGCCCTATCCCTATATGGAAGAGACGCTTGACATCCTCGCCGAGCAGGGACATACACTCCACTTGTACACTGGCGGGGAGACGCTGATTCAGCAGCGCAAGATAGAACGTTTGGCGCTGGAGCGGTACTTTGAATCGCGTGTCTATGTGCGTCAGCATAAGAATAGCGAGGCGCTGGAGCAGATATTGACAGACGGACAGTTCGAGCGCTCACAGACATGGATGATCGGCAACTCCATCCGCACAGATGTGGTGCCTGCGTTAACGGCAGGCATCCATGCCATCCATGTGGAAGCCATCGACGAATGGGTGTATAACATGGTTCCTATCGATGTCGAGCCGCTCGGCGCGCTGCTGTTGCTCAAGCAACTGCGCGACGTGCCCGGTGCGATCTCGCAGTATATCGGCTGCAGGTAA